From Drosophila virilis strain 15010-1051.87 chromosome X, Dvir_AGI_RSII-ME, whole genome shotgun sequence, the proteins below share one genomic window:
- the LOC116652041 gene encoding probable serine/threonine-protein kinase dyrk1 — translation MPNNNNNDNNTMPNHNDNNDNDTMPNHNDNHNDTMPNNNDNTNNDNNNNDTMSNNNNNKNNDNTNNDNENDDNTNNNNTNDYYPDNNNTYNHDKNNHNTNNHDKNNHNTNNHNTNNYDTNNHNTNNHDTNNNNKGTTHANNPEAMVSMEAMRTWR, via the coding sequence atgcccaacaacaacaacaacgacaacaacaccaTGCCCAaccacaacgacaacaacgacaacgacaccATGCCCAACCACAACGACAACCACAACGACACCAtgcccaacaacaacgacaacacgaacaacgacaacaacaacaacgacaccatgtccaacaacaacaacaacaagaacaacgacaacaccaacaacgacaacgagaACGAcgacaacaccaacaacaacaacacgaacgaCTACTAccccgacaacaacaacacgtacAACCACGACAAGAACAaccacaacaccaacaaccaCGACAAGAACAaccacaacaccaacaaccaCAACACGAACAACTACGACACCAACAaccacaacaccaacaaccacgacacaaacaacaacaacaagggcaCCACCCACGCCAACAACCCAGAAGCCATGGTGTCCATGGAAGCCATGCGGACCTGGCGGTAA